A single window of Lytechinus variegatus isolate NC3 chromosome 8, Lvar_3.0, whole genome shotgun sequence DNA harbors:
- the LOC121420867 gene encoding tripartite motif-containing protein 15-like — MASKVEGEKLQGLVCPLCLDVFENATILTCGHTFCKECLEAYDEQSHELSYIVCPVCRDRTELGQDRVAGLTPNFSVKGLVDKINVEDGRRRPVYCSLHNALYKDIFCEDCAEFICLSCYIHSHKEHVIKKKEELERNLKERRNTLIRRKARRFLLERSLSSAEEEGNDANQHLSGLEKEIRDAFVKKLMKLQEQEGVLLKMVKEMRKAQEETVAGSAWFSPADDTLIALGHIELGEDSSVEEKQEVGSASPVRCNDTDALQTSALIDDSMKIVREIELPKGLAGMSALSKDAVVVGYGWNAKGSDCFSVCGNQIPHLKSDAGNVYDIAMLADGRTVVSRDVDVCLTFDRKGRQIRGLKYVCNKAGLCPMICSDQEDNIYAVNRSSEINIFQGSKGTPRRVVHTGSIKPSQICVTSTGIMITCTCIMTPSTVTVFDRDGHVGSSITASDDTEYLLAAVDSQDSVLVARVRVGSDTICLTRYTLDGTRLTEQVCFKPLQLHARCQSFWSYMVSLTPNMLAFKSKRRLYFIEIVA, encoded by the coding sequence ATGGCTAGCAAGGTTGAAGGTGAGAAGTTACAGGGTTTGGTGTGTCCTTTGTGCCTTGATGTCTTCGAGAACGCAACCATCCTCACCTGCGGTCATACCTTCTGCAAAGAGTGCCTGGAGGCTTACGACGAGCAGAGCCATGAACTTAGTTACATAGTCTGCCCGGTTTGCAGGGACAGGACTGAACTTGGTCAAGACCGGGTGGCAGGCCTAACCCCAAACTTTTCCGTCAAGGGACTCGTGGACAAGATCAATGTTGAAGATGGCCGTCGCAGGCCGGTCTATTGTTCTTTGCACAACGCACTCTACAAGGATATCTTTTGTGAGGATTGTGCAGAGTTTATTTGCCTTTCTTGTTACATCCATAGCCACAAAGAACACGTCATCAAGAAGAAAGAAGAGTTGGAACGGAATCTGAAGGAGAGGCGAAACACTCTTATTCGCAGGAAGGCTAGGAGATTCCTGCTGGAGAGGTCTTTGAGCAGTGCTGAGGAGGAAGGAAATGATGCAAACCAACACCTGAGTGGCTTGGAGAAAGAAATTAGGGATGCCTTTGTTAAGAAACTAATGAAGCTTCAGGAGCAGGAAGGTGTGCTTCTGAAGATGGTGAAGGAAATGCGGAAGGCCCAGGAAGAGACGGTAGCAGGAAGTGCATGGTTTAGTCCAGCGGACGATACGCTTATTGCACTTGGTCACATTGAGCTTGGAGAGGATTCATCAGTAGAGGAAAAGCAGGAGGTCGGATCTGCTTCCCCGGTGAGATGCAACGATACAGATGCACTGCAAACGAGCGCCCTCATTGATGATTCAATGAAAATAGTGAGAGAGATTGAGTTACCCAAGGGATTGGCTGGTATGTCGGCACTATCCAAGGATGCCGTGGTTGTCGGGTATGGATGGAACGCCAAGGGTTCCGATTGCTTCTCAGTCTGCGGAAACCAGATACCCCATCTCAAGAGCGATGCTGGAAACGTCTACGACATCGCTATGCTTGCTGATGGCAGGACCGTCGTCTCTCGCGACGTGGACGTGTGCCTTACGTTTGACCGAAAAGGCAGACAGATCCGAGGGCTTAAGTACGTCTGCAACAAGGCAGGACTTTGCCCTATGATATGCAGCGACCAAGAGGACAACATCTATGCAGTGAACAGATCATCCGAGATCAATATCTTCCAAGGAAGCAAGGGGACACCCAGGAGGGTCGTCCACACCGGAAGCATCAAGCCTTCTCAGATCTGCGTCACCAGCACCGGCATCATGATCACCTGTACCTGCATTATGACACCTAGCACTGTCACCGTCTTCGACCGGGATGGTCATGTCGGTAGCTCCATCACGGCTAGTGATGATACAGAGTATCTTCTAGCCGCAGTCGATAGTCAAGATAGTGTCTTGGTAGCGAGGGTCAGGGTAGGTTCGGATACCATCTGCTTGACCAGGTATACCCTGGATGGCACGAGACTCACCGAACAGGTGTGTTTCAAACCTCTCCAGCTTCATGCCCGGTGCCAGTCCTTTTGGTCATACATGGTGAGTCTCACTCCAAACATGCTGGCCTTCAAAAGCAAAAGGCGGTTGTATTTCATTGAGATTGTGGCCTGA
- the LOC121419719 gene encoding LOW QUALITY PROTEIN: cilia- and flagella-associated protein 44-like (The sequence of the model RefSeq protein was modified relative to this genomic sequence to represent the inferred CDS: inserted 1 base in 1 codon) gives MHDIRINVKSKILTQTDASRKAASPKRAANIVAFWCACALATLATGNSKMEDEQQVNADPAANDDQQEETNAEQESSNDAAQEDTTEQAADGIAETAEVSQEEGGADPPASDDAPQETEGTGEQKAEQEGDGDDSLGVDNAPEDGQAPEADASQGAEDTQQVAKEGEQSAAEVGDAPAAEGTAEGNTPKETQGDATQETQGDATQETQGDTTQETQGEGQVETQGEAPQETPTAEPPLAPSQTQEPQADSGDGAQQPQDAPPQEQTEGGETQADGGGVEGEKEEEDENRIPTDFYYNYEEHSSKPVIAEDSGLPDDMLKLFHSFGYDCKKLSNLYMLDANTVLFAAGNIVQILNLVTKEQRYVRTTSGGGVGAITVHPSLKYFVVAEKGEMPNIIVYEYPSLKLYRILRGGTEKGYAFVDFNPAGNLLASVGCSPDFMLTLWDWQQEKIQLRSKAFSQDIFRVTFSPENEGQLTTSGTGHIRFWKMAHTFTGLKLQGQLGKFGRTEISDIRGYVELPDGKVLSGTDWGNMLLWDGGLIKVQISRKGKKPCHVGPIEQFVMDEGELITIGADGFIRVWDFESIDTADSMDESGVFEMDPMNELKVGNDVHLMSMVKSVDPEVQSLWYGQDANGGIWKLDLSFSHTTKDPEKLFSYHAGEITDIATSPVSQLIASTAHDATVRVYDNVSKMPLCHSNFNAGSTALLWLPQIIDPKGASVLAGFSDGVVRVLVIARQDHQDHHKKGHQHPQAQLILKQAFKPHTKAVTAMALDNKGELLASGGADGTVFFMSVSDTFNPVGYIETPGPVAHLTWAPGNFEKNTLLVFCKNGQVMEVTAPEPGSYDTSKTFNITGLEVRSFTFNSIKSRLRREEEEERKRIEEEERQKEKERQRRIRRERGLEDEEEEEEEEEEKEEEEPKPLYIPEEPSPILFGMYAPNDPDTFWVSMGAFDAGYLYECKFYNEEEKTALIKDSRENAINEAKRAIPVPGSDDIPITCINFNSEGTHALMGMEDGVIRIQSVLQDDTAKNAEKRPFTSSQADLSKLGPYWMLNVHDNNYGRVSTIRTSFDDKFVVSSGGDGNLFIFEMMSDEKIEEAKAVARAKIPSARKEDEERRVLDIENKEHYSIELEKQKAEQDKRMKIAEEKKLEARKTIAKLRRQFKKLLERNHELPSHLQLERKEFEMDPGIRRELERQTAEKIDLVRKELAWEADKHRVGLEKLRKRFKDELECERIVVVAVRSSHQVATYRTAELSKDFLLQKEEWSRKATMVSEKTLSRDPTRDQLIPGQAKVSETEIDSGTVPGTQTKKATVLTGRLGEKVNKALQKAEKVKQKRMARAKQWNELNKSKPPEDYEDPADVLAIKEAQDHMGDFKLKTAKDYVVPEHLRMNALKKRNQLLTLEELIHTYKMQINRRVIRLRDKKVSMIQEIKKILEELEDIQSSLKDDQKKLVPELPVLHPFEVPEKKYEYTRDSLMKFREEMKAKELAKITGGDGGGFGGGFGGMGGGNAPTQKAETKGPNPMRXESAMSYRSGTNLVTPIPSDPSLLSPLEYQLKEVHLIDMLYRQDQLLGRVEELVTNFDAELRLLRHEKFNQDVDLKNADLRRVTLFEELQLLKEFEKRENVLAAKVDVKIKERSDMQAKVVECQMKLDGKRKDIEKLSEKEKALYATFQSSLGENNKFQEFLTKVFKKKIKRAKKKTKTEGESDEESDESSDDESDWSSDDDESGEEQLDDSVCPPGCDQALFDNTCALREKRLDIEELMAEEKKTAEALKKETDAFTKKQKIIENGLKTAEADLEQFQLEKQQKLNELDVIVTLRLHQVEHVVNGSVPQDLSQCLVFTNQAIRRLQQRIRELKEEKSAQRRHYKEHRQKHVQLIKDRKLMEARIDELEEKSNDMMRLKFGRIVDLDKMETVGVNRNVEELKEKIRINEGENAQEMQKWEKKILAKKKRITELTKDNTERLRQLTLLVGENKDLEKELDARQTSLTGQKSGNEFQGSRKADVVERKRLIQLVQLQAQEIEALKEEIGLLSRKGGHILPPTQPPAPQTPHGVRSTVNN, from the exons ATGCATGATATTAGAATAAATGTGAAATCCAAAATACTCACTCAGACAGATGCATCCAGGAAGGCTGCCTCACCCAAG AGGGCAGCAAACATTGTAGCATTTTGGTGCGCCTGCGCACTGGCAACCTTGGCAACGGGTAACTCAAAAATGGAAGACGAGCAACAGGTGAACGCAG ATCCTGCTGCAAATGATGATCAGCAGGAAGAGACTAATGCTGAGCAAGAATCAAGTAATGACGCTGCACAAGAAGACACAACAGAACAAG CTGCTGATGGAATTGCAGAAACCGCTGAAGTGAGTCAGGAGGAGGGTGGGGCAGATCCCCCTGCATCAGATGATGCCCCCCAGGAGACGGAGGGGACGGGGGAGCAGAAGGCAGAGCAAGAAGGGGACGGGGACGATTCTCTTGGGGTAGATAATGCGCCTGAGGATGGTCAGGCCCCAGAAG CAGATGCCAGCCAGGGCGCAGAAGACACCCAGCAAGTGGCCAAAGAAGGTGAACAAAGTGCAGCGGAGGTTGGTGATGCCCCTGCTGCAGAAGGAACAGCAGAGGGCAACACACCCAAGGAAACACAGGGTGACGCAACTCAAGAGACACAGGGTGATGCAACCCAAGAGACACAGGGTGACACAACCCAAGAGACACAGGGCGAGGGACAGGTTGAGACACAGGGGGAGGCACCCCAGGAGACACCGACAGCAGAGCCCCCATTAGCACCTTCCCAGACTCAAGAGCCTCAAGCAGACAGTGGGGATGGGGCACAACAGCCCCAGGATGCACCGCCTCAGGAGCAGACAGAGGGTGGGGAGACGCAGGCTGATGGGGGTGGGgtagagggagagaaagaagaagaggatgagAATCGTATCCCAACTGATTTCTATTACAACTATGAAGAACACAGCTCCAAGCCAGTTATTGCTGAGGATTCTGGTCTGCCAGATGACATGCTCAAATTATT TCACTCATTTGGATATGACTGCAAGAAGTTGTCCAATTTGTACATGCTGGATGCCAACACAGTCCTGTTTGCTGCTGGTAACATAGTCCAGATCTTGAACCTGGTGACCAAAGAACAGCGATATGTCAGGACAActagtggtggtggtgttggtgccATAACG GTACACCCAAGCCTCAAGTACTTTGTGGTCGCAGAAAAGGGGGAGATGCCCAACATCATCGTCTACGAGTACCCTTCCCTCAAGCTCTACCGCATCCTAAGGGGTGGGACCGAGAAGGGCTACGCCTTTGTGGACTTCAACCCTGCAGGGAATCTCCTGGCCTCAGTGGGTTGCAGTCCTGACTTCATGCTGACCCTGTGGGACTGGCAGCAGGAGAAGATCCAGTTGAGATCAAAGGCTTTCTCTCAGGATATCTTCAGGGTGACATTCTCCCCGGAGAACGAGGGACAGCTGACGACCAGCGGCACAGGACACATCAG ATTCTGGAAGATGGCCCACACCTTCACCGGACTCAAGCTGCAGGGACAACTGGGCAAGTTTGGTCGTACAGAGATCTCTGACATCAGGGGCTACGTGGAGCTACCCGACGGCAAGGTGCTCTCTGGGACAGACTGGGGCAACATGCTCCTATGGGATGGCGGTCTGATCAAGGTTCAGATTAGTCGTAAGGGCAAGAAGCCCTGTCATGTGGGGCCGATTGAACAGTTTGTGATGGATGAAGGGGAGCTCATCACCATTGGTGCTGATGGATTCATCAGG GTATGGGATTTTGAATCGATTGACACAGCGGATTCCATGGATGAGTCTGGTGTCTTTGAGATGGATCCAATGAATGAGCTCAAGGTTGGCAATGATGTCCATCTCATGTCCATGGTCAAGTCTGTTGACCCTGAGGTACAGAGTCTCTGGTACGGTCAG GATGCCAATGGTGGGATCTGGAAGCTTGACCTGTCGTTCTCTCACACCACCAAAGATCCTGAGAAGCTCTTCTCTTACCATGCAGGAGAGATCACTGACATAGCAACATCACCAGTCTCCCAGCTCATCGCTTCCACTGCACATGATG CAACCGTTCGTGTGTATGACAATGTGTCCAAGATGCCTCTGTGCCACTCCAATTTCAACGCTGGATCAACCGCCCTGCTATGGCTGCCTCAAATT ATTGACCCTAAGGGGGCATCCGTCCTGGCCGGATTCAGCGACGGTGTGGTCAGAGTGTTGGTCATCGCTAGACAGGACCATCAAGACCACCATAAGAAGGGCCATCAGCACCCTCAAGCTCAGCTGATCCTCAAGCAGGCCTTCAAGCCTCACACCAAGGCAGTTACTGCTATGGCTCTGGACAATAAGGGAGAACTGCTTGCTTCTGGG GGAGCTGATGGAACAGTATTCTTCATGTCTGTTAGTGATACCTTCAACCCTGTAGGATACATTGAGACCCCTGGACCAGTAGCCCACCTTACATGGGCTCCTGGTAACTTT GAAAAGAACACACTGTTGGTGTTCTGTAAGAATGGCCAAGTGATGGAGGTCACTGCCCCAGAGCCAGGTTCCTACGACACCTCTAAGACCTTCAACATTACCGGCCTTGAGGTCAGATCCTTCACCTTCAACAGCATCAAGTCAAGACTCAGG agagaagaggaagaggaaaggAAGAGAATTGAAGAAGAGGAGCGGCAGAAGGAGAAGGAGAGACAGCGACGTATCCGCCGAGAACGAGGACTTGAAgatgaggaagaggaggaggaagaagaag aagagaaagaggaggaggagccAAAGCCATTGTACATCCCTGAAGAACCAAgccctatcctctttggaatgTATGCTCCAAATGATCCAGATACTTTCTGGGTTTCCATG GGAGCTTTTGATGCAGGATATCTGTATGAATGTAAGTTCTACAATGAGGAGGAGAAGACTGCATTGATCAAGGACAGCAGAGAGAATGCTATCAATGAAGCCAAGAGAGCTATACCTGTCCCTGGCAGTGATGATATCCCTATAACATGCATCAACTTCAA TTCTGAAGGCACCCATGCCCTGATGGGTATGGAAGATGGTGTCATCCGCATCCAGTCCGTCCTCCAGGATGACACCGCCAAGAACGCAGAGAAACGACCTTTCACCTCCTCCCAGGCTGACCTGAGCAAACTTGGTCCTTACTGGATGCTCAACGTCCACGACAATAACTATGGTCGCGTCAGCACCATCAGGACCAGCTTTGATGATAAGTTTGTGGTGTCCAGCGGAGGTGACGGTAATCTCTTCATCTTTGAGATGATGAGTGATGAGAAGATTGAGGAGGCCAAGGCAGTTGCTAGAGCCAAGATTCCTTCTGCCAGG AAAGAGGACGAGGAGCGTAGAGTGCTTGACATTGAAAACAAGGAGCATTACAGTATTGAACTGGAGAAGCAGAAGGCCGAACAGGACAAGAGGATGAAGATTGCCGAAGAGAAGAAGCTTGAAGCGAGAAAGACCATCGCCAAACTTCGAAGACAGTTCAAGAAACTCCTTGAGAGAAATCATGAACTGCCCTCCCATCTCCAGCTTGAGAGAAAG GAATTTGAGATGGATCCTGGTATAAGGCGAGAGCTTGAGAGACAGACGGCCGAGAAGATTGATCTAGTGAGGAAAGAGCTTGCTTGGGAGGCTGATAAACATCGCGTTGGGCTGGAGAAACTCAGAAAGAG ATTCAAGGATGAACTAGAGTGTGAGCGCATCGTGGTGGTAGCAGTCAGGTCATCCCATCAGGTTGCTACCTATCGGACAGCGGAGCTCAGCAAGGACTTCCTCCTGCAGAAGGAGGAGTGGAGTCGAAAGGCGACTATGGTCTCAGAGAAAACCCTCTCCAGGGACCCGACAAGAGATCAGCTGATTCCTG GTCAAGCTAAGGTCAGCGAAACTGAAATCGATTCTGGGACTGTCCCTGGTACCCAGACCAAGAAGGCCACAGTGCTGACCGGTAGACTAGGTGAGAAGGTCAACAAAGCCCTTCAGAAGGCTGAAAAGGTCAAGCAGAAGAGGATGGCCAGGGCCAAGCAG TGGAATGAGCTGAATAAGAGCAAGCCTCCTGAAGACTACGAAGATCCGGCTGATGTCTTAGCCATCAAGGAGGCTCAGGACCACATGGGAGACTTCAAGCTCAAGACGGCCAAAGACTATGTCGTCCCTGAACACCTTCGCATGAATGCCCTCAAGAAACGCAATCAGCTTCTCACTCTAGAAGAACtg ATCCACACCTATAAGATGCAGATCAATCGACGGGTGATCCGGCTCCGTGACAAGAAGGTCTCCATGATCCAGGAGATTAAGAAGATCCTGGAGGAGTTGGAGGATATCCAGTCTAGTCTCAAGGATGATCAGAAGAAACTGGTCCCAGAGCTACCAGTTCTCCACCCATTTGAGGTCCCAGAAAA GAAGTATGAGTATACCCGCGATTCCTTGATGAAGTTCCGAGAGGAGATGAAGGCTAAGGAGCTTGCCAAGATCACCGGGGGCGACGGAGGAGGATTCGGAGGGGGCTTTGGAGGCATGGGAGGGGGTAACGCCCCAACACAG AAGGCCGAAACAAAAGGCCCCAACCCGATGC TCGAGTCTGCCATGTCGTACCGCAGTGGAACCAATCTGGTGACTCCTATCCCGTCCGATCCTTCTCTTCTCTCCCCACTGGAATACCAGCTGAAGGAAGTCCATTTGATAGACATGCTTTACAGGCAGGATCAGCTGTTGGGACGCGTCGAGGAGCTGGTTACCAACTTTGACGCCGAGCTTCGTCTCCTCCGCCATGAGAAGTTCAACCAGGATGTGGACCTGAAGAATGCAGATCTGAG GCGGGTGACTCTATTTGAAGAGTTGCAACTCCTGAAGGAGTTTGAGAAACGAGAGAACGTCCTTGCAGCCAAGGTTGATGTTAAGATCAAGGAACGCTCAGATATGCAGGCAAAG GTGGTTGAATGTCAGATGAAGCTTGATGGGAAACGGAAGGACATTGAGAAGCTGAGTGAGAAAGAGAAGGCCCTCTATGCCACCTTCCAGTCATCTCTAGGAGAGAATAACAAGTTCCAGGAATTCTTGACCAAAGTCTTCAAGAAGAAGATCAAGAGGGCCAAGAAAAAAACCAAGACAGAAGGAG AGTCTGATGAGGAGAGTGATGAGAGTTCTGATGATGAGTCTGACTGGTCAAGCGATGATGACGAATCAGGAGAAGAGCAGCTGGATGATTCAGTCTGTCctcctggctgtgatcag GCACTGTTTGATAATACCTGTGCTCTCCGTGAGAAGCGCCTAGACATTGAGGAGCTGATGGCTGAGGAGAAGAAGACAGCTGAAGCCCTGAAGAAAGAGACCGATGCCTTCACCAAGAAACAGAAGATCATCGAGAATGGTCTCAAGACAGCAGAAGCTGACCTTGAACAGTTCCAG CTTGAGAAACAACAGAAGCTGAATGAGCTTGATGTGATAGTGACCCTAAGGCTTCACCAGGTTGAGCATGTGGTCAACGGCTCTGTTCCCCAAGACCTAAGCCAGTGTCTGGTATTCACCAACCAAGCCATCAGGAGACTGCAACAACGGATCAGGGAATTGAAGGAAGAGAAGAGCGCCCAGCGACGACATTACAA GGAGCATCGCCAAAAGCATGTCCAGTTGATCAAGGATCGCAAGCTGATGGAGGCACGCATCGATGAGCTGGAGGAGAAGTCTAACGACATGATGAGGCTCAAGTTTGGCCGCATCGTCGACCTGGATAAGATGGAGACGGTGGGCGTGAATCGGAACGTGGAGGAACTCAAAGAGAAGATCAGGATCAACGAGGGAGAGAATGCACAGGAGATGCAGAAGTGGGAG AAAAAAATCCTTGCCAAGAAGAAGCGCATAACAGAGCTAACCAAGGATAACACGGAACGTCTCCGGCAGCTCACGCTCCTGGTAGGAGAGAATAAAGACCTAGAGAAAGAACTAGATGCCCGCCAAACTAGTCTG ACTGGGCAGAAATcg GGCAATGAATTCCAGGGCAGCCGGAAAGCCGATGTGGTAGAGAGGAAACGTTTGATACAACTTGTGCAG